From a single Cryptococcus neoformans var. neoformans B-3501A chromosome 3, whole genome shotgun sequence genomic region:
- a CDS encoding hypothetical protein (Match to EST gb|CF183560.1|CF183560): protein MLPTAARRSLAGLIPPKIATPGAVSSGTTSARTAQVIDFYSKLPKGPKPASERVGGIKGRFFQGKNASGAPVVATLGALFLIGYTIDYNMHLKHHKHGHH, encoded by the exons ATGCTCCCCACCGCCGCCCGCCGCTCGCTCGCAGGTCTCATCCCCCCCAAGATCGCCACCCCCGGCGCCGTC TCGTCCGGCACCACGTCCGCCAGGACCGCCCAGGTCATCGACTTTTACTCCAAGCTCCCCAAGGGCCCCAAGCCCGCCAGCGAGAGGGTCGGCGGCATCAAGGGCAGGTTCTTCCAGGGCAAGAACGCTTCAGG CGCGCCCGTCGTCGCCACGCTTGGtgccctcttcctcatcggcTACACGATCGACTACAACA TGCACCTCAAGCACCACAAGCACGGCCACCACTAG
- a CDS encoding hypothetical protein (HMMPfam hit to Mito_carr, Mitochondrial carrier protein, score: 101.5, E(): 2e-27): protein MSPPADGKLGKGESGTARVLGSGASGVAELLVFHPVDTVAKRLMSNKAALSTTSLNSIIFRSAATAPIHSKFLSLFPGLGYAAGYKIAQRVYKFGGQPWFRDVIDKNGGGWFKSTFGNKWGGMMMHATAGSLTGIGEVVLLPLDVLKIKMQTNPDSIRGRGLLKLVTDEGIGSLYRGWGWTMARNAPGSFALFGGSAVTKEFLFKLSDYSSATWTQNFVASIAGAVASITVAAPLDVVKTRIQNANFGSSVGGATIIKEMIKQEGMGAFFKGLTPKILVVGPKLVFSYTLAQSLIPFFGKYV from the exons ATGTCCCCCCCCGCTGACGGCAAGcttggaaaaggagagtCCGGTACCGCCAGGGTCCTCGGTTCAGGTGCTTCAG GTGTCGCCGAGTTGCTTGTTTTCCACCCGGTC GACACCGTCGCCAAGCGTCTCATGTCCAACAAGGCCGCgctctccaccacctcgctcaactccatcatcttccgatCCGCCGCTACCGCCCCCATCCACTCAAAGTTCTTGTCCCTGTTCCCCGGTCTTGGATACGCTGCCGGCTACAAGATCGCCCAGCGGGTGTACAAGTTTGGTGGGCAGCCTTGGTTCAGGGATGTGATTGACAAGAATGGCGGTGGATGGTTCAAGTCTACTTTCGGGAACAAGTGGGGTGGTATGATGATGCACGCGACCGCCGGATC CCTGACAGGTATTGGTGAAGTC GTCCTCCTCCCGCTGGACGTcctcaagatcaagatgCAGACCAACCCGGATTCTATCCGCGGACGTGGTTTGCTCAAGCTTGTGACGGACGAGGGTATCGGGTCCTTGTACcgaggatggggatggacTATGGCGAGGAACGCGCCGGGCTCGTTTGCC TTGTTTGGTGGGTCTGCTGTGACCAAGGAGTTCTTGTTCAAGCTTTCCGACTACTCTTCCGCCACCTGGACTCAGA ACTTTGTGGCTTCCATCGCCGGTGCGGTCGCGTCCATCACCGTCGCTGCGCCTCTCGACGTCGTCAAGACCCGTATCCAGAACGCCAACTTTGGATCCAGCGTCGGCGGTGCCACCATTATCAAGGAGATGATCAAGCAGGAGGGTATGGGCGCGTTCTTCAAGGGACTGACTCCCAAG ATCCTCGTCGTCGGCCCCAAGCTCGTGTTCTCGTACACGCTCGCGCAGAGCCTGATCCCCTTCTTCGGCAAATATG TGTAA
- a CDS encoding hypothetical protein (Match to EST gb|CF188616.1|CF188616; HMMPfam hit to Thiolase_C, Thiolase, C-terminal domain, score: 197.5, E(): 2.6e-56; HMMPfam hit to Thiolase_N, Thiolase, N-terminal domain, score: 395.1, E(): 8.3e-116), giving the protein MHTSLRLLSQNIKQARIMANPVYIVSASRTPVGAKDGALATVSAPQLGVVAVKHAVERAGIKPERVEELYMGNVVQAGVGQSPARQVGIGAGIPETADATTINKVCASGMKAIMLAAQNIQLGQRGVMVAGGMESMSQAPFLVPRQTPAFGHFETKDSLVVDGLFDVYNKFPMGNCAEHTAAKLKITREDQDDFCLSSYTRAQEAWAADAFADEIAPVTVKGRKGDVVVKEDEEYKKLLKDKFRTIRPVFVKENGTVTAANASTLNDGASAVVLASGEVVEKEGLKPLAKILGFADAACAPIDFPTAPTLAVPLALKNAGVTKDEIALWEFNEAFSVVGVAAERVLGLDRSKVNVKGGAVALGHPIGSSGSRIVVTLVHALKKGEKGVAAICNGGGAASAIVVERL; this is encoded by the exons ATGCACACCTCTCTCCGTCTTTTATCACAAAACATCAAACAAGCCCGCATAATG GCCAACCCCGTGTACATCGTCTCCGCCTCCCGAACCCCCGTCGGCGCAAAGGACGGCGCCCTCGCCACCGTCTCCGCCCCGCAACTCGGTGTCGTCGCCGTCAAGCACGCCGTCGAGAGGGCCGGTATCAAGCCAGAGCGCGTCGAGGAGCTTTACATGGGCAACGTCGTCCAGGCTGGTGTCGGGCAGTCGCCCGCCAGGCAGGTCGGTATCGGTGCAGG TATCCCCGAGACTGCAGatgccaccaccatcaaCAAGGTCTGTGCCAGTGGTATGAAGGCCATTATGCTTGCCGCCCAAAACATCCAGCTTGGCCAGAGGGGTGTCATGGTCGCCGGTGGTATGGAGAGCATGTCCCAGGCTCC CTTCCTTGTCCCCCGTCAGACACCCGCGTTCGGCCACTTTGAGACCAAGGACTCTCTCGTCGTCGACGGTCTCTTTGACGTGTACAACAAGTTCCCCATGGGCAACTGTGCCGAACACACCGCcgccaagctcaagatcaCCCGTGAAGACCAGGACGACTTTTGTCTCTCGTCCTACACCCGCGCCCAAGAAGCGTGGGCCGCCGACGCGTTTGCCGATGAGATTGCGCCCGTCACCGTCAAGGGCCGAAAGGGAGATGTCGTGGtcaaggaggacgaggagtaCAAGAAGCTTTTGAAGGACAAGTTTAGGACCATCAGACCGGTCTTTGTCAAGGAGAACGGGACCGTTACCGCTGCCAACGCGTCCACCCTCAACGACGGTGCTTCCGCCGTCGTCTTGGCTTCTGGCGAGGttgtggagaaggaaggctTGAAGCCTCTTGCCAAGATTCTCG GCTTCGCCGACGCCGCTTGTGCTCCCATCGACTTCCCCACCGCCCCTACCCTCGCCGTACCCCTTGCTCTCAAGAATGCCGGTGTGACCAAGGACGAGATCGCCCTCTGGGAATTCAACGAGGCCTTTTCCGTGGTGGGCGTCGCGGCTGAAAGGGTGCTCGGTTTGGACAGGTCCAAGGTCAACGTCAAGGGCGGTGCCGTCGCCCTCGGTCAC CCTATCGGTTCCTCTGGTTCCCGAATTGTCGTCACCCTGGTGCAcgctttgaagaagggtgagaaGGGCGTCGCTGCCATCTGCAACGGCGGTGGTGCCGCGTCTGCGATCGTCGTGGAGAGGCTGTAG